In Acidaminococcus fermentans DSM 20731, one genomic interval encodes:
- a CDS encoding MlaE family ABC transporter permease: MGCQEICRWVGRKMVDLCARTGRVVNLFLEACRAAGTADRREVLRQMARLGADSLPIVSMTILCTGMVMSVQTAKEFVRFGAADSVGGIVAIAMGRELSPILTGVVVAGRIGAAIAAEIGTMKVTEQIDALRVMAVSPIRFLVTPRLLAIVLMMPVLVVYANLVGDVGGWFVAENYAGISSHMFLESIRGFIEPWDIIGGLIKGAVFGAIIATIGCHKGLNAQQGAEGVGMATTKSVVLSIILIFIANYFLSVILYVHGG; the protein is encoded by the coding sequence ATGGGATGCCAAGAGATTTGCCGCTGGGTCGGCCGGAAAATGGTGGATCTGTGTGCCCGCACCGGGCGTGTGGTGAACCTGTTCCTGGAGGCCTGCCGGGCGGCCGGGACGGCGGACCGGCGGGAAGTCCTGCGGCAGATGGCCCGGCTGGGGGCAGATTCCCTGCCCATCGTCAGCATGACCATCCTGTGCACCGGCATGGTCATGTCCGTCCAGACCGCCAAGGAATTCGTCCGCTTCGGCGCCGCGGATTCCGTAGGGGGCATCGTGGCCATCGCCATGGGCCGGGAACTGTCCCCCATCCTTACCGGGGTGGTGGTGGCCGGCCGGATCGGGGCGGCCATTGCAGCGGAGATCGGGACCATGAAGGTCACCGAACAGATCGATGCCCTGCGGGTGATGGCGGTCAGTCCCATCCGGTTCCTGGTAACACCCCGTCTCCTGGCCATTGTCCTGATGATGCCCGTCCTGGTGGTCTACGCCAACCTGGTGGGGGACGTGGGGGGCTGGTTCGTGGCGGAAAACTACGCCGGCATCAGTTCCCACATGTTCCTGGAAAGCATCCGGGGCTTCATTGAACCCTGGGACATCATCGGTGGCCTGATCAAGGGAGCCGTGTTCGGAGCCATCATCGCCACCATCGGCTGCCACAAGGGGCTCAACGCCCAGCAGGGAGCCGAAGGGGTGGGCATGGCCACCACCAAATCCGTGGTGCTGTCCATTATCCTGATTTTTATCGCCAACTATTTCCTGTCGGTGATCCTGTATGTCCATGGAGGCTGA
- a CDS encoding ABC transporter ATP-binding protein, whose protein sequence is MEQPVIEFRNVEMHFGPKVVLDRVSFSVAKGETLAVIGPSGTGKSTVLKLLIGLLKPQEGQVVIQGQPVEQFNEEQWNQLRQHMGMVFQYSALFDFLDVGENVAFGLRQHTSLSEEAIQKRVKDLLEAVGLSGNEHVYPAQLSGGMQKRVGLARALALQPDIILYDEPTAGLDPIMATNISQLILDTKKKLGITSVLVTHDMASAFLCADRILMLSHGHIVFSGTVEEARHTREPLVRAFLRSDILEDKE, encoded by the coding sequence ATGGAACAACCTGTGATTGAATTCCGGAATGTGGAAATGCATTTCGGTCCTAAAGTGGTCCTGGACCGGGTCAGCTTTTCCGTGGCCAAAGGGGAGACCCTGGCGGTGATCGGCCCTTCCGGGACCGGGAAAAGCACCGTGCTGAAGCTGCTCATCGGCCTGCTGAAACCCCAGGAGGGCCAGGTGGTGATCCAGGGCCAGCCGGTGGAACAGTTCAACGAAGAACAGTGGAATCAGCTGCGCCAGCATATGGGCATGGTATTCCAGTATTCCGCTCTGTTCGATTTCCTGGATGTGGGTGAAAACGTGGCCTTCGGGCTGCGCCAGCACACCAGCCTGTCCGAAGAAGCCATTCAGAAGCGGGTGAAGGACCTGCTGGAGGCCGTGGGCCTTTCCGGCAACGAGCATGTGTACCCGGCCCAGCTGTCCGGGGGCATGCAGAAACGGGTGGGACTGGCCCGGGCCCTGGCCCTGCAGCCGGATATCATCCTCTATGATGAACCCACCGCCGGCCTGGATCCCATTATGGCCACCAACATCAGCCAGCTGATCCTGGATACCAAGAAAAAGCTGGGGATCACCTCCGTGCTGGTGACCCATGACATGGCCTCCGCTTTTCTCTGTGCGGACCGGATCCTGATGCTGAGCCACGGACACATCGTTTTTTCCGGAACGGTGGAAGAAGCCAGACATACCCGGGAACCCCTGGTACGGGCGTTCCTGCGCAGTGATATTTTGGAAGACAAGGAGTAA
- a CDS encoding MlaD family protein, which yields MKADEVKVGAVTLGGIVILALMLTFLGVFSFAGRTYKLNVMFDDVNGLKVGNEVRFAGVPVGKVDDIVVDGSKVKVVMKMDEKQKIPRNSQFAIGMDGVMGTKFVTIAPPKIATGLVFKAGETITGQQAGGIDKLMDSSGKVLDKLEVVVDAFSNVFGDKNVQKSMREGFVQTGEVAKNMNDFTKALATMAQQNQGDIHTMVGQMKEMSIHMNSIMDKADADGATGQNVAAMAANMADASKKLQNTAAALQNVVTDPQTQQDLKETIRHAKSTSVKADKILGVVTDAQVQADVLYNDKRSKWRTDMGVKLPLKEDAYAFLGVSDIGDRDKLNFHYNKKLNKYIWGRAGVMEGQFGVGADWVLSPKFRLFTDFYDFDDAKLKVGAEYAFTPKLSLIGESMDVLDHGADTAYVGLRARF from the coding sequence ATGAAAGCAGATGAAGTCAAAGTCGGTGCCGTCACCCTGGGAGGCATCGTGATCCTGGCCCTGATGCTGACCTTTCTGGGGGTATTCAGTTTTGCCGGCCGGACCTACAAACTGAATGTGATGTTCGACGATGTGAACGGCCTGAAGGTGGGCAACGAAGTCCGTTTCGCCGGGGTACCGGTGGGCAAGGTGGATGACATCGTGGTGGACGGGTCCAAGGTGAAAGTGGTCATGAAGATGGATGAAAAACAGAAGATTCCCCGCAATTCCCAGTTCGCCATTGGCATGGACGGGGTCATGGGAACCAAATTCGTCACCATCGCTCCGCCGAAAATCGCCACCGGCCTGGTGTTCAAAGCCGGAGAGACCATTACCGGCCAGCAGGCGGGAGGCATCGACAAACTGATGGATTCTTCCGGCAAGGTCCTGGACAAGCTGGAAGTGGTGGTGGATGCCTTCAGCAATGTGTTCGGGGACAAGAACGTGCAGAAATCCATGCGGGAGGGCTTCGTCCAGACCGGGGAAGTGGCCAAGAACATGAATGACTTCACCAAAGCCCTGGCCACCATGGCCCAGCAGAACCAGGGCGACATCCACACCATGGTGGGGCAGATGAAGGAAATGAGCATCCACATGAACAGCATCATGGACAAGGCGGATGCGGACGGGGCCACCGGCCAGAACGTGGCGGCCATGGCGGCCAATATGGCGGATGCCAGCAAAAAGCTCCAGAACACGGCAGCAGCCCTCCAGAATGTGGTCACCGATCCCCAGACCCAGCAGGATCTGAAGGAGACCATCCGTCATGCCAAATCCACTTCCGTGAAGGCGGACAAGATCCTGGGGGTGGTCACCGATGCCCAGGTCCAGGCGGATGTGCTGTACAATGACAAAAGAAGCAAATGGCGCACGGATATGGGCGTGAAGCTGCCCCTGAAGGAAGATGCCTATGCCTTCCTGGGGGTTTCTGACATCGGGGACCGGGACAAGCTGAATTTCCATTACAACAAAAAGCTGAACAAATACATCTGGGGACGGGCCGGGGTCATGGAAGGCCAGTTCGGTGTAGGCGCCGACTGGGTCCTGTCTCCCAAGTTCAGGCTGTTCACCGATTTCTATGATTTCGATGATGCCAAACTGAAGGTGGGGGCGGAGTATGCCTTTACCCCGAAACTGTCCCTGATCGGGGAGAGTATGGATGTGCTGGATCATGGCGCCGATACAGCCTATGTGGGGCTCCGGGCCAGATTCTGA
- a CDS encoding TolC family protein — protein MKHFHTKSMILSAVILSALSIHTVGAATPETVNLDLGKTVRMALDNNSSVKISAAELEAAKANLDQAKGARWGSIDFSHTSGRTEKYQSNVIGNNHSNAVSITVPIYTGGRLEGAIDQAKKNLDYYQYGMSSSYQTTRYNAEKGYYDVLQAANTVNLDKETVNRLDEHLKNTQAQFAVGVVAKADVLRSQVELVNAQQTLTQAENNYEVAVSSLNNVIGLPTATRLNLSQGLEYKPNDYTLDNCVTYAMANRPEIHQAEASVGMAQAAQKIANAGSLPQVSLGASNAWSNDTFPGQNRDNWTVGLNITQNIWDYGVNAAKVREAKANVVKAQESYRQISDQVRLAVRTSYLSMREAEKRIKTTEVAVAQAEEDYRIAQLRYRAGVGTNTDVMDASVALTTAKNNYIQALYDYNTSTALLEQSMGVPVENE, from the coding sequence GTGAAGCATTTCCATACCAAAAGCATGATTCTGAGCGCTGTGATCCTGAGCGCCCTTTCTATCCATACAGTCGGGGCTGCCACCCCGGAAACCGTAAACCTGGACCTGGGGAAAACCGTCCGCATGGCCTTGGACAACAATTCCAGCGTGAAGATTTCCGCTGCGGAACTGGAAGCCGCCAAAGCCAACCTGGACCAGGCCAAAGGAGCCCGGTGGGGGAGCATTGACTTTTCCCATACCAGCGGCCGTACAGAAAAATATCAATCCAATGTCATCGGCAACAACCATTCCAATGCCGTGAGCATCACGGTTCCTATCTATACCGGTGGACGGCTGGAAGGGGCCATTGATCAGGCCAAAAAGAACCTGGACTACTACCAGTACGGCATGAGCAGTTCCTACCAGACCACCCGGTACAATGCGGAAAAAGGCTACTACGACGTGCTCCAGGCCGCCAACACCGTGAACCTGGACAAGGAAACCGTGAACCGGCTGGATGAACACCTGAAGAACACCCAGGCCCAGTTTGCCGTGGGCGTGGTGGCCAAGGCCGACGTGCTCCGGTCCCAGGTGGAACTGGTGAATGCCCAGCAGACCCTGACCCAGGCGGAAAACAACTACGAAGTGGCTGTTTCCTCCCTGAACAATGTAATCGGGCTGCCCACCGCCACCCGGCTGAATCTGAGCCAGGGACTGGAATACAAACCCAATGATTACACCCTGGACAACTGCGTGACCTACGCCATGGCCAACCGGCCGGAGATCCACCAGGCGGAAGCCTCTGTGGGCATGGCCCAGGCCGCCCAGAAAATCGCCAACGCCGGCAGCCTGCCCCAGGTGAGCCTGGGGGCTTCCAATGCCTGGAGCAATGATACTTTCCCTGGACAGAACCGGGACAACTGGACCGTGGGCCTGAACATTACCCAGAATATCTGGGATTATGGCGTCAACGCCGCCAAGGTCCGGGAAGCCAAGGCCAATGTGGTGAAGGCCCAGGAAAGCTACCGGCAGATCAGTGATCAGGTGCGGCTGGCGGTACGGACCAGCTACCTGAGCATGCGGGAAGCGGAAAAACGGATCAAGACCACGGAAGTGGCCGTGGCCCAGGCGGAAGAAGATTACCGCATTGCCCAGCTCCGGTACCGGGCCGGCGTGGGGACCAACACCGACGTGATGGATGCGTCCGTGGCCCTGACCACCGCCAAGAACAACTACATCCAGGCCCTGTACGACTACAACACCTCCACCGCCCTGTTGGAACAGAGCATGGGTGTGCCTGTGGAAAACGAATAA
- a CDS encoding BamA/OMP85 family outer membrane protein has product MKNQVNWRRLSVAVLASLALTSPVYAAEVSHSQEVELGGHKTAAKEGQQGVGTIEVAPAEQPAVQPAQTETSAAAAEEEPRYREVRRNGVTYIEKVGKKKLEQEKQKVQADEEQLEARMTQQKEIQEAQNKQLPGRSILQQSVLSDYDITTQENQYAKVEKESTPFIGQTVTKVTLEGAAHEDAAKLADVLKMPAGTKFTREGLQDDIRALYETGWFYDIRPVFTKVPEGVQIKYQLEENPVLTDLDIEGNTVLSTGDIKKALDLPIGKVLNSRDVNIGARKVESLYSQQGYILAKVADVRMQPDGRLIVQVAEGVIEDFRVKGNTKTKDYVVIREMRMKKGEPFNAKKARRAMQKIYNLGFFEDVNIRLNPGQMPNTVSVEVSVVETSTGTFGIGAGYSDADGFLGMVSIGDKNFMGTGDSVSARWEFGGDSETKANFEVSYVKPWIDDKETTAGFTFYNMTNEYVDYNRSGDEIARYYKKRTGEELFFSRVTDNEFITNSITLKNRDDKYKKPVSGYGTQWFEAGQNGYDYIHEYPDDYDWDKHERMKKNFGITRSITFARTLDTRDNIYDPREGKRTAYSVEVANFGGDFDFQKYQADYRYYYRMGKDNVWALNLGAGYANGDMPLSQRFSVGGSDVLRGYRDDQFKGNSMVKGSLEFRYPIIKKVQGVFFTDTGYAWSKEYDESNFDLGKMKNSVGIGLRINSPLGPIKLDYGYRLESSDRGGRFHFSFGGQF; this is encoded by the coding sequence ATGAAGAATCAAGTAAACTGGCGGCGCCTGTCCGTCGCAGTCCTGGCTTCCCTGGCGCTGACCTCTCCGGTCTATGCCGCAGAAGTTTCCCACAGCCAGGAAGTGGAACTGGGCGGTCACAAGACCGCTGCCAAGGAAGGACAACAGGGTGTGGGGACCATCGAAGTGGCTCCGGCAGAACAGCCCGCCGTCCAGCCGGCTCAGACGGAAACGTCTGCCGCAGCCGCGGAAGAAGAACCCAGATACCGGGAAGTCCGCCGGAATGGCGTCACCTATATCGAAAAAGTCGGCAAGAAAAAGCTGGAACAGGAAAAACAGAAGGTCCAGGCTGACGAAGAACAGCTGGAAGCCCGGATGACCCAGCAGAAGGAAATCCAGGAAGCCCAGAACAAACAGCTGCCGGGCCGGAGCATCCTCCAGCAGTCCGTGTTGTCCGACTACGACATCACTACCCAGGAAAACCAGTACGCCAAAGTGGAAAAGGAATCCACGCCCTTCATCGGTCAGACCGTGACCAAAGTTACCCTGGAAGGGGCGGCCCATGAAGATGCCGCCAAACTGGCGGATGTGCTGAAAATGCCCGCCGGCACCAAATTCACCAGGGAAGGGCTCCAGGACGATATCCGGGCCCTGTATGAAACCGGCTGGTTCTATGACATCCGCCCGGTGTTCACCAAAGTGCCGGAAGGGGTCCAGATCAAATACCAGCTGGAAGAAAATCCCGTGCTGACGGATCTGGATATCGAAGGGAATACGGTGCTCTCCACCGGGGACATCAAAAAAGCCCTGGATCTGCCCATCGGCAAGGTCCTGAACTCCCGGGACGTGAACATCGGCGCACGGAAGGTGGAAAGCCTGTACAGCCAGCAGGGCTACATCCTGGCCAAGGTGGCCGACGTGCGGATGCAGCCGGACGGCCGGCTGATCGTCCAGGTGGCCGAAGGGGTCATCGAAGATTTCCGGGTCAAGGGCAACACCAAGACCAAGGATTATGTGGTCATCCGGGAAATGCGCATGAAGAAGGGGGAACCATTCAACGCCAAGAAAGCCCGCCGGGCCATGCAGAAGATCTACAACCTGGGCTTCTTCGAAGACGTGAACATCCGTCTGAACCCGGGCCAGATGCCCAATACCGTTTCTGTGGAAGTGTCCGTGGTGGAAACCAGCACCGGTACCTTCGGGATCGGCGCCGGCTACAGTGATGCCGACGGCTTCCTGGGCATGGTGAGCATCGGGGACAAGAACTTCATGGGCACCGGGGACAGCGTCAGCGCCCGTTGGGAATTCGGCGGCGACTCCGAAACCAAAGCCAACTTTGAAGTGTCCTATGTGAAGCCCTGGATCGACGACAAGGAAACCACCGCCGGTTTCACCTTCTACAACATGACCAACGAGTACGTGGACTACAATCGGAGCGGGGACGAAATCGCCCGGTACTACAAGAAACGTACAGGGGAAGAACTGTTCTTCAGCCGGGTCACCGACAACGAATTCATCACCAACAGCATCACCCTGAAGAACCGGGATGACAAATACAAGAAGCCTGTCAGCGGCTACGGCACCCAGTGGTTCGAAGCCGGACAAAACGGATATGATTATATCCACGAATATCCGGACGACTACGATTGGGACAAGCACGAACGGATGAAGAAGAACTTCGGGATCACCCGGAGCATCACCTTCGCCCGGACCCTGGATACCCGGGACAATATCTACGATCCCCGGGAAGGGAAACGGACGGCCTACTCCGTGGAAGTGGCTAACTTCGGCGGGGACTTCGACTTCCAGAAGTACCAGGCCGATTACCGGTACTACTACCGGATGGGCAAGGACAATGTGTGGGCCCTTAACCTGGGGGCCGGCTATGCCAACGGGGATATGCCCCTGTCCCAGCGCTTCAGCGTAGGCGGCAGCGACGTCCTCCGGGGCTACCGGGACGACCAGTTCAAGGGCAACAGCATGGTGAAGGGATCCCTGGAATTCCGGTATCCCATCATCAAGAAAGTCCAGGGCGTGTTCTTTACGGATACGGGCTATGCCTGGAGCAAGGAATACGACGAATCCAACTTCGACCTGGGCAAAATGAAGAACTCCGTGGGTATTGGTCTCCGGATCAACTCCCCGCTGGGTCCCATCAAGCTGGACTATGGCTACCGGCTGGAAAGCAGCGACCGTGGCGGCCGCTTCCATTTCAGCTTCGGCGGTCAGTTCTGA
- a CDS encoding translocation/assembly module TamB domain-containing protein: protein MGTKGKRRLGILAGVLVLLYLVLWKVILPAGLERAIPLVEQTAGEYINGQLQMETMDVSPDLTFTARNLRLEDEQGNLVAQVPALSLQVDPLKFLTGSGAVGTVTRITLESPRLHLVQNDRQEWNVAHLLKESQSSSTDFKGLIAIRDGSVELRLPYGTWQAGVEGTINPSRNPDFALELTVTRKDQSIHVAGTLNTDRQGTLTARTELLALQDFSPLAEQFLPVTDLSGALADASVTWTNNASGSQLSGKALLRQVGAVYEWEGKELALGADGELSFDQLQLKARDLDVSVDGQKLRISGGMDLTDLENPRMEKLQAETDGIDLAALPLDLPVSGTIQGSMALDGTKDNLTGSGTFTSPVLTFQGYEAAQVTLPFSFRDHRVETDGAKASLGGGSVTVQASYDWEDQDGQLALTMDGVDAGTFLPRLGSLVLDGTLYAQGQYKHGQLQGETVSSDLSLSWGNLKLQQIALDGTVDGSGFTLSRISAYTEEGGALAGSGSLKEDQLQGDLYVTDLPVDSLLAAVGQEGKGLLSAHLLLSGTGEDPQAFGAFSFREGEIMGQTIQEAHGALEWKGRKAGFHKVEINLDKGTHILDGTADLSGSEPVLDLTLETRGIRLEPLSEVFQSPWPITGNLTNTLSVKGPLSNPSFTGHVHGWDGSVNKFLVDEVDGDYAYDGKLLHLNNFRVQALTCQARFSGTVSRDGFLDLGIDAKNINLLRLPWLKDSVDLEGNVNFSGSITGHTSRPLFQGVLSSDSVLINGVEFTGLALSFQSQGGHVNNFQGTFQQKTGGDYALKAKFDFDRKLFQWTVDVNRGNVRSLLQMGGIQADVDGYLSGRIEANPDGPRTGMTVIGKVEDGKVAGVPFASADFDLYTHLGLWKIRKLQARESGGGLIAAQGNIDLRKRTLDLELATSEANAKLLTVALDNPPEVSGKLNIVAQLKGKLDDPSGNFSLEMKEGSISGVSFDSLYGMVTLRNDMFHLDQFLIQRDVYKISAYGTFPMDLLRAAGKRKNPDARMNLEVHLDNGNLAILPTLTKWVQWAEGSTSGRVSVTGTLEDYNLNGSIDLDGGTVKFRGLDNTFDNVKFHAGFDGKTITLKEFSTTTGKKGSITASGSYLLRDDSGKPYHLNLAIRDVELVSSSVKGKLNGNFDLEHKEGKPFLSGNLKLDKGYLGISSIPEFGEGGSDIGLDIDVDLGNNLHLYNAAFMDLWLKGQFHILGSTAFPQINGSIRVNRGSRLKYLGTPFNIGFGEIYWPRPGTFIPNVNMAAFTRLGQYNILAKASGPLSLDDIVIKLSSDPPQDENTLKRFLTLKTDNASLGDDAWKGLVDAGLQMTFLADVEDAIKQALGLDELRIYSGNVQNTVAFSADTNRANDATGQERRQYNVLLSRYFGRKLLIGYTTSFDGEEHNLYAGFRIAPKVHVGIATDQDNNHWYGVQYRTRF, encoded by the coding sequence ATGGGTACCAAAGGGAAAAGACGGCTGGGCATTCTGGCCGGGGTCCTGGTCCTGCTGTACCTGGTCCTGTGGAAGGTGATCCTTCCCGCAGGACTGGAGCGGGCCATTCCCCTGGTGGAACAGACGGCCGGTGAATACATCAACGGACAACTGCAGATGGAAACCATGGACGTGAGCCCGGATCTGACCTTTACGGCCCGGAACCTGCGGCTGGAAGACGAACAGGGCAATCTGGTGGCCCAGGTGCCGGCCCTGTCCCTCCAGGTGGACCCCCTGAAATTCCTCACCGGCAGCGGTGCAGTGGGTACCGTGACACGGATTACCCTGGAAAGTCCCCGGCTGCATCTGGTCCAGAATGACCGGCAGGAATGGAATGTGGCCCATCTCCTGAAGGAAAGCCAGAGTTCCAGTACGGATTTCAAGGGTCTCATTGCCATCCGGGACGGCTCAGTGGAACTGCGTCTGCCCTACGGCACCTGGCAGGCCGGAGTGGAAGGGACCATCAATCCTTCCCGAAACCCGGATTTTGCCCTGGAACTCACGGTTACCCGGAAGGATCAATCCATCCATGTGGCCGGGACCCTGAACACGGACCGGCAGGGCACCCTGACGGCCCGGACGGAGCTGCTGGCCCTCCAGGATTTCAGCCCCCTGGCGGAACAATTCCTGCCGGTAACGGATTTGTCCGGAGCCCTGGCGGATGCCTCCGTTACCTGGACCAACAATGCCTCCGGCAGCCAGCTGTCGGGTAAAGCCCTGCTGCGCCAGGTGGGGGCCGTTTATGAATGGGAAGGGAAGGAACTGGCTCTGGGCGCCGACGGGGAACTGTCCTTTGACCAGCTGCAGCTGAAAGCCCGGGATCTGGATGTTTCCGTGGACGGACAGAAACTCCGGATTTCCGGGGGCATGGATCTGACGGATCTGGAGAACCCCCGGATGGAAAAACTCCAGGCGGAAACCGACGGGATCGACCTGGCTGCCCTGCCTCTGGATCTGCCTGTATCCGGAACCATCCAGGGCAGCATGGCCCTGGACGGCACCAAAGACAACCTGACCGGCAGCGGCACCTTTACCAGCCCGGTGCTGACTTTCCAGGGCTATGAGGCGGCCCAGGTGACCCTGCCCTTCTCCTTCCGGGACCACCGGGTGGAAACCGATGGGGCCAAAGCGTCCCTGGGCGGCGGCTCGGTGACGGTGCAGGCCTCCTATGACTGGGAAGACCAGGACGGCCAGCTGGCCCTGACGATGGACGGCGTGGACGCCGGTACCTTCCTGCCCCGGCTGGGCAGCCTGGTCCTGGACGGGACCCTCTATGCCCAGGGACAGTACAAGCACGGCCAGCTCCAGGGGGAAACGGTTTCCAGTGATCTCTCCCTTTCCTGGGGGAACCTGAAGCTGCAGCAGATTGCCCTGGACGGAACGGTGGACGGCAGCGGTTTTACCCTCAGCCGGATTTCCGCCTATACGGAAGAAGGGGGCGCCCTGGCCGGCAGCGGCAGCCTGAAAGAAGACCAGCTCCAGGGGGATCTGTACGTGACGGATCTGCCGGTGGATTCTCTGCTGGCAGCGGTTGGACAGGAGGGCAAAGGCCTTTTGTCCGCCCATCTCCTTCTCAGCGGCACCGGGGAGGATCCCCAGGCCTTCGGAGCCTTTTCCTTCCGGGAAGGGGAAATCATGGGCCAGACCATCCAGGAAGCCCACGGAGCCCTGGAATGGAAGGGCCGGAAGGCCGGTTTCCACAAAGTGGAAATCAACCTGGACAAGGGAACCCACATCCTGGACGGCACGGCGGATCTGTCCGGCAGCGAACCGGTACTGGATCTGACCCTGGAGACCCGGGGCATCCGGCTGGAGCCTCTCAGTGAGGTCTTCCAGTCCCCCTGGCCGATAACCGGCAACCTGACCAACACCCTTTCCGTCAAAGGGCCTTTGTCCAATCCCTCCTTCACCGGCCATGTCCACGGCTGGGACGGTTCCGTGAACAAGTTCCTGGTGGACGAAGTGGACGGGGATTATGCCTATGACGGAAAGCTCCTCCATCTGAACAATTTCCGGGTCCAGGCTCTGACCTGCCAGGCCCGGTTCAGCGGCACCGTCAGCCGGGACGGATTCCTGGATCTGGGCATCGATGCCAAAAACATCAACCTGCTGCGGCTGCCCTGGCTCAAGGACAGTGTGGATCTGGAAGGCAACGTGAACTTCAGCGGCAGCATCACCGGCCACACCAGCCGGCCCCTGTTCCAGGGGGTACTGTCTTCGGATTCCGTGCTGATCAACGGGGTGGAATTCACCGGACTGGCCCTGTCCTTCCAGAGCCAGGGCGGTCACGTGAACAATTTCCAGGGCACTTTCCAGCAGAAAACCGGCGGGGACTACGCCCTGAAAGCCAAATTCGACTTCGACCGGAAACTGTTCCAGTGGACGGTGGATGTGAACCGGGGCAATGTACGCTCCCTGCTCCAGATGGGCGGCATCCAGGCGGATGTGGACGGGTACCTGTCCGGCCGCATCGAAGCCAATCCTGACGGTCCCCGGACAGGCATGACCGTCATCGGCAAGGTGGAAGACGGGAAAGTGGCCGGGGTGCCCTTTGCCTCGGCAGATTTCGACCTTTACACCCATCTGGGCCTGTGGAAGATCCGGAAGCTCCAGGCTCGGGAAAGCGGCGGCGGGCTCATTGCCGCCCAGGGGAACATCGACCTGCGGAAGCGGACCCTCGACCTGGAACTGGCCACCAGTGAGGCCAATGCCAAGCTCCTTACCGTGGCCCTGGACAACCCGCCGGAAGTCAGCGGCAAACTGAACATCGTGGCCCAGCTGAAAGGGAAGCTGGACGACCCCAGCGGGAACTTCTCCCTGGAAATGAAGGAAGGGAGCATCAGCGGGGTGTCCTTCGACAGTCTGTACGGCATGGTTACCCTCCGGAATGACATGTTCCATCTGGACCAGTTTCTGATCCAGCGTGACGTGTACAAGATCAGTGCCTACGGCACCTTCCCCATGGACCTGCTCCGGGCGGCCGGGAAACGGAAAAATCCGGATGCCCGGATGAACCTGGAAGTCCATCTGGACAACGGGAACCTGGCCATCCTGCCCACCCTGACCAAATGGGTCCAGTGGGCGGAAGGGTCCACCAGCGGCCGGGTATCCGTAACCGGCACCCTGGAAGACTATAATCTGAACGGATCCATCGATCTGGACGGAGGTACGGTGAAATTCCGGGGCCTGGACAACACCTTCGACAATGTGAAGTTCCATGCGGGTTTCGACGGGAAGACCATCACCCTGAAGGAATTTTCCACCACCACCGGGAAAAAGGGCAGCATCACCGCTTCCGGGTCCTATCTGCTCCGGGATGATTCCGGCAAGCCCTACCACCTGAACCTGGCCATCCGGGATGTGGAACTGGTTTCCTCCAGCGTAAAAGGGAAACTCAACGGGAATTTCGACCTGGAACACAAAGAGGGGAAACCTTTCCTGTCCGGGAATCTGAAGCTGGACAAGGGGTATTTGGGGATCTCCTCCATTCCGGAATTCGGGGAAGGGGGCTCGGACATCGGGCTGGACATCGATGTGGACCTGGGCAACAACCTGCACCTGTACAACGCGGCCTTCATGGACCTGTGGCTGAAGGGGCAGTTCCACATCCTGGGCAGCACCGCCTTCCCCCAGATCAACGGCAGCATCCGGGTGAACCGGGGCAGCCGGCTGAAATACCTGGGGACTCCCTTCAACATCGGTTTCGGGGAAATCTACTGGCCCCGGCCGGGCACCTTCATCCCCAATGTGAACATGGCGGCCTTTACCCGGTTGGGACAGTACAATATCCTGGCCAAGGCCAGCGGGCCCCTGAGCCTGGACGACATCGTCATCAAGCTGTCCAGCGATCCGCCCCAGGATGAGAATACCCTGAAGCGGTTCCTGACCCTGAAGACGGACAATGCCAGCCTGGGGGACGATGCCTGGAAGGGCCTGGTGGATGCCGGGCTCCAGATGACCTTCCTGGCGGATGTGGAAGATGCTATCAAACAGGCCCTGGGGCTGGACGAACTGCGGATCTACAGCGGCAATGTCCAGAACACCGTGGCGTTTTCGGCGGACACCAACCGGGCCAATGATGCCACCGGTCAGGAACGGCGCCAGTACAATGTGCTGCTGAGCCGGTACTTCGGCCGGAAGCTGCTGATCGGCTACACCACCAGCTTCGACGGAGAGGAGCACAACCTGTACGCCGGGTTCCGGATCGCGCCGAAAGTCCACGTGGGCATAGCCACCGATCAGGACAACAATCACTGGTACGGTGTCCAGTACCGGACAAGATTCTGA